A single Epinephelus lanceolatus isolate andai-2023 chromosome 22, ASM4190304v1, whole genome shotgun sequence DNA region contains:
- the LOC144459861 gene encoding uncharacterized protein LOC144459861 isoform X1 has product MMCIILLLINLPSCVCGTFVVNVTQTSYQAEENHNITLEFTFTTKTDSSLHSLYIYCQLLTDLRASGLFHLHGGVEVLTDEQFTGRVQCDKDVLREGRLRLHVSRLRTDDSGQILCDVDTNYGSSTATCRLNVTAAADEPKPQRPTESPQPESPQPESPQPESRGRIGLYVGLTAAALLTLCVGLCFAFKAHFAKSADKRDHFCAVV; this is encoded by the exons atgatgtgcatcatcctgctgctcatcaacctgccctcctgtgtctgtg gaacatttgtagtcaatgtgacacagacctcctatcaggcagaggagaaccacaacaTCACACTGGAATTCACCTTCACAACCAAAACTGACAGCTCCCTCCACTCCCTTTATATCTACTGTCAACTGTTAACTGATCTCAGAGCCTCAGGTCTGTTTCATCTACATGGAGGTGTTGAGGTCCTAACAGATGAACAGTTTACAGGACGAGTCCAGTGTGACAAAGACGTCCTCAGAGAGGGAcgactcagacttcatgtgtccAGACTCAGGACTGATGACTCGGGTCAGATCCTGTGTGATGTGGACACAAATTATGGCAGCAGCACTGCTACATGTCGGCTCAATGTCACTG cagctgctgatgaGCCCAAACCTCAGAGACCAACAGAGAGTCCACAACCAGAGAGTCCACAACCAGAGAGTCCACAACCAGAGAGTCGGGGAAGGATCGGCCTCTATGTTggactgacagcagcagctctactgacTCTCTGTGTCGGACTCTGTTTTGCCTTCAAAGCTCATTTTGCTAAATCTGCTGATAAGAGAGATCATTTCTGTGCAGTCGTGTAG
- the LOC144459750 gene encoding uncharacterized protein LOC144459750, with protein MMCIILLLINLPSCVCGTFVVNVTQTSYQAEENHNITLEFTFTTKPGSSLHSLYIYCQLLTDLRASGLFHLHGGVEVLTDEQFTGRVQCDKDVLREGRLRLHVSRLRTDDSGQILCDVDTNYGSSTATCRLNVTAAADEPKPQRPTESPQPESPQPESPQPESRGRIGLYVGLTAAALLTLCVGLCFAFKAHFAKSADKRDHFCAVV; from the exons atgatgtgcatcatcctgctgctcatcaacctgccctcctgtgtctgtg gaacatttgtagtcaatgtgacacagacctcctatcaggcagaggagaaccacaacaTCACACTGGAATTCACCTTCACAACCAAACCTGGCAGCTCCCTCCACTCCCTTTATATCTACTGTCAACTGTTAACTGATCTCAGAGCCTCAGGTCTGTTTCATCTACATGGAGGTGTTGAGGTCCTAACAGATGAACAGTTTACAGGACGAGTCCAGTGTGACAAAGACGTCCTCAGAGAGGGAcgactcagacttcatgtgtccAGACTCAGGACTGATGACTCGGGTCAGATCCTGTGTGATGTGGACACAAATTATGGCAGCAGCACTGCTACATGTCGGCTCAATGTCACTG cagctgctgatgaGCCCAAACCTCAGAGACCAACAGAGAGTCCACAACCAGAGAGTCCACAACCAGAGAGTCCACAACCAGAGAGTCGGGGAAGGATCGGCCTCTATGTTggactgacagcagcagctctactgacTCTCTGTGTCGGACTCTGTTTTGCCTTCAAAGCTCATTTTGCTAAATCTGCTGATAAGAGAGATCATTTCTGTGCAGTCGTGTAG
- the LOC144459861 gene encoding uncharacterized protein LOC144459861 isoform X2 has translation MMCIILLLINLPSCVCGTFVVNVTQTSYQAEENHNITLEFTFTTKTDSSLHSLYIYCQLLTDLRASGLFHLHGGVEVPESQDEQFTGRVQCDKDVLREGRLRLHVSRLRTDDSGPYMCEVFTHYGGSAATCRLNVTAARDRPEPQTPNTTSRPQPESRGRIGLYCGLAAAALLSV, from the exons atgatgtgcatcatcctgctgctcatcaacctgccctcctgtgtctgtg gaacatttgtagtcaatgtgacacagacctcctatcaggcagaggagaaccacaacaTCACACTGGAATTCACCTTCACAACCAAAACTGACAGCTCCCTCCACTCCCTTTATATCTACTGTCAACTGTTAACTGATCTCAGAGCCTCAGGTCTGTTTCATCTACATGGAG GTGTTGAGGTCCCAGAGTCTCAGGATGAACAGTTTACAGGACGAGTCCAGTGTGACAAAGACGTCCTCAGAGAGGGAcgactcagacttcatgtgtccAGACTCAGGACTGATGACTCAGGACCGTATATGTGTGAAGTGTTCACACATTATGGTGGGAGCGCTGCTACATGTCGGCTCAATGTCACTG CAGCGAGGGATCGACCTGAACCTCAGACACCAAACACAACAAGTCGTCCACAGCCAGAGAGTCGAGGAAGGATCGGCCTTTACTGTGgactggcagcagcagctctactgagTGTTTGA